In a single window of the Actinomycetota bacterium genome:
- a CDS encoding vitamin B12-dependent ribonucleotide reductase encodes MSLAPDRLGIGIGRHFTSPGQHPYDQVAWERRDARISNWKDSTVAFEQLDVEFPTTWSLNATNIVAQKYFRGTLGTPERESSLRQVIDRVADTITAWGVEGGYFVDTAEAESFRDELKLILVTQRAAFNSPVWFNIGVAGVPQQASACFILAVEDKMTAILNWYREEGIIFKGGSGSGINLSKIRSSYEPLEGGGTASGPVSFMRGADASAGTIKSGGKTRRAAKMVILNVDHPDVEDFVWCKAREERKARVLRDAGFDMDLDGIDSYSVQYQNANNSVRVTDEFMQAVLADADWNLTAVTTGETVRTVRARELWREIAQASWECADPGMQFDTTINKWHTAHATGRINGSNPCSEYMHLDNSACNLASINLLKYLGEDGSFDVDAYRHTIEVIFTAQEILVGRADYPTEKIAETSRQFRQLGIGYANLGATLMALGLPYDSVDGRAWAGALTSLMTGHAYATSARIASRMGPFAGFADNERHMLNVLRMHRDATHDIEAADAVPANLIAAAHESWASAVRDGEEYGVRNSQASVLAPTGTIGLMMDCDTTGVEPDLGLVKLKKLVGGGTMSIVNQTLPRALRKLGYTARQVDEIVGYVDIHKSIVGAPHLDPSHLAVFACSMGDNTIHYEGHVRMMGAVQPFISGAISKTVNMPEEATVEDVEALHLLSWQLGLKAVAIYRDNCKVAQPLSTAKKDSAQATSGAEVVERVVEKIVERERIVARPMRLKLPRSRRGRTFEFRVADCKGFATIGEYEDGRPGEVFLTVSKQGSTLSGIMDAFAKSISYGLQYGVPLKAFVEAFTNMRFEPAGMTDDPDIRFASSILDYLFRRLALEYLNYDERAELGIFTVDERLQPTLPGVEESVIENAMGHEVVADPKSVPSADELVQQMRDGSLPATPEDNTPARGVVRQSDAPICMQCGVQMVRAGSCHACPSCGNTSGCS; translated from the coding sequence ATGTCCCTCGCCCCTGACCGTCTCGGCATCGGCATCGGCCGTCATTTCACCTCCCCCGGTCAGCATCCCTACGACCAGGTGGCGTGGGAGCGTCGTGACGCGCGCATCTCCAACTGGAAGGACTCCACGGTCGCGTTTGAGCAGCTCGACGTCGAGTTCCCGACGACGTGGTCGCTCAACGCGACCAACATCGTCGCCCAGAAGTACTTCCGCGGCACCCTCGGGACCCCCGAGCGCGAATCGTCGCTGCGCCAGGTGATCGACCGCGTCGCCGACACGATCACCGCATGGGGCGTCGAGGGCGGGTACTTCGTCGACACCGCCGAGGCAGAGTCCTTCCGCGACGAGCTGAAGCTGATCCTCGTCACCCAGCGGGCGGCCTTCAACAGCCCGGTGTGGTTCAACATCGGCGTCGCGGGAGTGCCTCAGCAGGCCAGCGCGTGCTTCATCCTCGCCGTCGAGGACAAGATGACCGCGATCTTGAACTGGTACCGCGAAGAGGGGATCATCTTCAAGGGCGGGTCCGGCTCGGGCATCAACTTGTCCAAGATCCGCTCCAGCTACGAACCGCTCGAGGGCGGCGGCACGGCGAGCGGCCCGGTCAGCTTCATGCGTGGCGCCGACGCCTCGGCAGGCACGATCAAGTCCGGCGGCAAGACACGCCGCGCGGCGAAGATGGTCATCTTGAACGTCGACCATCCCGACGTCGAGGACTTCGTGTGGTGCAAGGCGCGCGAAGAGCGCAAGGCGCGCGTCCTGCGCGATGCCGGCTTCGACATGGATCTCGACGGGATCGACTCGTACTCGGTCCAGTACCAGAACGCGAACAACTCGGTGAGGGTCACCGACGAGTTCATGCAAGCCGTGCTCGCCGACGCCGACTGGAACCTCACGGCGGTCACCACCGGCGAGACCGTCCGCACCGTGCGGGCGCGTGAGCTGTGGCGAGAGATCGCCCAGGCTTCTTGGGAATGCGCCGACCCCGGCATGCAGTTCGACACCACCATCAACAAGTGGCACACCGCGCACGCCACAGGGCGGATCAACGGCTCCAACCCGTGCAGCGAGTACATGCACCTCGACAACTCGGCGTGCAACCTGGCTTCGATCAACCTGCTCAAGTACCTGGGCGAGGACGGCTCGTTCGACGTCGACGCCTACCGCCACACGATCGAGGTCATCTTCACCGCTCAAGAGATCCTCGTCGGGCGTGCCGACTACCCGACCGAAAAGATCGCCGAGACCAGCCGCCAGTTCCGCCAGCTCGGCATCGGGTACGCGAACCTCGGCGCCACGCTGATGGCACTCGGCCTGCCCTACGACTCCGTCGATGGGCGTGCGTGGGCGGGTGCGCTCACCTCGCTGATGACCGGCCACGCGTACGCGACCAGCGCTCGCATCGCGAGCAGGATGGGCCCCTTCGCCGGGTTCGCCGACAACGAGCGGCACATGTTGAACGTGTTGCGCATGCACCGTGACGCCACCCACGACATCGAGGCCGCCGACGCGGTGCCTGCGAACCTGATTGCCGCGGCGCACGAGTCGTGGGCGTCGGCGGTGCGTGACGGCGAGGAGTACGGCGTGCGCAACAGCCAGGCCAGCGTGCTCGCGCCGACCGGAACCATCGGACTGATGATGGACTGCGACACCACCGGAGTCGAGCCCGATCTCGGGCTCGTGAAGCTGAAGAAGCTCGTCGGCGGCGGCACGATGTCGATCGTCAACCAGACGCTGCCGCGGGCGTTGCGCAAGCTCGGCTACACCGCTCGTCAGGTCGACGAGATCGTCGGCTACGTCGACATCCACAAGTCGATCGTCGGCGCACCCCACCTCGACCCCTCCCACCTCGCGGTGTTCGCCTGCTCGATGGGCGACAACACCATCCACTACGAGGGCCACGTGCGCATGATGGGAGCCGTGCAGCCGTTCATCTCCGGCGCCATCTCGAAGACCGTCAACATGCCCGAGGAGGCCACGGTCGAAGACGTCGAGGCCCTGCACCTGCTGTCGTGGCAGCTCGGGCTGAAGGCGGTGGCCATCTACCGCGACAACTGCAAGGTCGCCCAGCCTCTGTCGACCGCGAAGAAGGACTCCGCACAGGCCACCTCCGGTGCCGAGGTCGTCGAGCGGGTGGTCGAAAAGATCGTCGAGCGCGAGCGCATCGTCGCCCGGCCGATGCGTCTCAAGCTGCCGCGCAGCCGTCGCGGGCGCACGTTCGAGTTCCGCGTCGCGGACTGCAAGGGCTTTGCCACCATCGGCGAATACGAGGACGGTCGTCCCGGCGAGGTGTTCCTCACCGTGTCGAAGCAGGGCTCGACGCTGAGCGGCATCATGGACGCATTCGCGAAGAGCATCAGCTACGGCTTGCAGTACGGCGTGCCGCTGAAGGCCTTCGTCGAGGCGTTCACGAACATGCGCTTCGAGCCCGCCGGCATGACCGACGATCCCGACATCCGCTTCGCGTCGTCGATCCTCGACTACCTGTTCCGCCGCCTGGCACTCGAGTACCTGAACTACGACGAGCGTGCCGAGCTCGGCATCTTCACCGTCGACGAGCGCCTGCAGCCGACGCTGCCCGGCGTCGAGGAGTCCGTGATCGAGAACGCGATGGGCCACGAGGTGGTCGCCGACCCGAAGAGCGTGCCCTCGGCCGACGAGCTCGTGCAGCAGATGCGCGACGGCTCGCTGCCGGCCACCCCCGAGGACAACACGCCCGCCCGCGGTGTCGTGCGCCAGAGCGACGCACCGATCTGCATGCAGTGCGGGGTGCAGATGGTGCGTGCGGGTAGCTGCCACGCCTGCCCGAGCTGCGGTAACACCAGCGGCTGCAGCTGA
- the nrdR gene encoding transcriptional repressor NrdR: MQCTACHHDDTKVIDSRSADEGSAIRRRRQCPSCGHRFTTYERVEEQLLTVLKSHGGREPFDRAKIVTGLRAACKGRPVSLETIDGLAESVEEELRLAGRAELTSVEVGLAVLERLRALDEVAYLRFASVYKSFDAAEDFWREAALLVKHDPPTT, translated from the coding sequence GTGCAGTGCACCGCCTGCCACCACGACGACACCAAGGTGATCGACTCGCGCAGCGCCGACGAGGGCTCCGCGATCCGACGCCGCCGGCAGTGCCCGAGCTGCGGGCACCGCTTCACGACCTACGAGCGGGTCGAGGAGCAGCTGCTGACGGTGCTGAAGAGCCACGGCGGGCGTGAGCCCTTCGACCGGGCCAAGATCGTCACCGGCCTCCGCGCCGCCTGCAAGGGCCGCCCGGTCAGCCTGGAGACGATCGACGGCTTGGCAGAAAGCGTCGAGGAGGAGCTACGTCTCGCCGGGCGCGCTGAGCTGACGAGTGTTGAGGTCGGCCTGGCGGTGCTCGAACGGCTGAGGGCGCTCGACGAGGTCGCCTACCTGCGCTTCGCCAGCGTCTACAAGAGCTTCGACGCGGCAGAGGACTTCTGGCGGGAGGCGGCCTTGCTCGTCAAGCACGACCCGCCGACCACGTAG
- a CDS encoding LysM peptidoglycan-binding domain-containing protein, producing MAIAIDPRFVIELQPTRAGHPSAATYRRRRLVTLFVAVALLGALLLGAESVLAGRGDGPASVPAAGAAGSAGAEGAVVRYVVQPGDTLWSIARRMLAPDEAAKWIDDVVAANGASATIDVGQVLTLPG from the coding sequence ATGGCCATCGCGATCGACCCCCGCTTCGTGATCGAGCTCCAGCCCACCCGAGCCGGGCACCCGAGCGCGGCCACGTATCGGCGTCGGCGCCTGGTCACCCTCTTCGTCGCGGTCGCCCTGCTCGGTGCCCTCCTGCTGGGCGCCGAGTCGGTGCTGGCCGGCCGTGGGGACGGTCCTGCCTCCGTCCCCGCGGCCGGTGCGGCCGGTTCGGCCGGTGCTGAGGGCGCCGTGGTGCGTTACGTCGTGCAGCCCGGCGACACGTTGTGGTCGATCGCCAGGCGCATGTTGGCGCCCGACGAGGCGGCGAAGTGGATCGACGACGTGGTCGCCGCCAACGGCGCCAGCGCGACGATCGATGTCGGCCAGGTGCTGACGCTGCCTGGCTGA
- the lexA gene encoding transcriptional repressor LexA, which yields MVDAQLTARQRQILDVIEQSMRDRGYPPSVREIGEAVGLTSPSTVHNHLARLQRAGFLRRDPTKPRAIEVRWDPNSGAVFERRPSRHVPLVGDVAAGTDVLAQENVEELFPLPIDFTGDGDLFMLRVRGDSMVGSAILDGDFVVARQQPTAEDGDIVVAGIPGEEATVKTYRRRGDVVTLVPSNETMKPMQFASHDVTIFGRVVTVMRRL from the coding sequence ATGGTCGATGCCCAGCTCACCGCCCGCCAGCGCCAGATCCTCGACGTCATCGAGCAGTCGATGCGTGATCGGGGCTACCCGCCCTCGGTGCGTGAGATCGGCGAGGCCGTCGGGCTGACCTCGCCGTCTACGGTCCACAACCACCTCGCCCGGCTGCAGCGCGCCGGCTTCTTGCGCCGTGACCCCACCAAGCCCCGCGCGATCGAGGTGCGCTGGGACCCGAACTCAGGCGCGGTGTTCGAGCGCCGCCCGTCGCGCCACGTGCCGCTCGTCGGTGACGTCGCGGCCGGCACCGACGTGCTCGCGCAGGAGAACGTCGAAGAGCTGTTCCCTCTGCCGATCGACTTCACCGGCGACGGCGACCTGTTCATGCTGCGGGTCCGTGGCGACTCGATGGTCGGGTCGGCGATCCTCGACGGCGACTTCGTCGTCGCCCGCCAGCAGCCGACCGCCGAAGACGGCGACATCGTCGTCGCCGGCATCCCCGGCGAAGAGGCGACCGTCAAGACCTACCGGCGCCGCGGCGACGTCGTCACGCTGGTGCCCTCCAACGAAACGATGAAGCCGATGCAGTTCGCGTCACACGACGTCACCATCTTCGGCCGCGTCGTCACGGTGATGCGCAGGCTCTGA
- a CDS encoding succinyldiaminopimelate transaminase, giving the protein MTAVPTGFVPPPYPYDRLDRFVPLAEGHPGGLVDLSVGTPCDPPPAAAIEALGHSGTERGYPPSIGSPELRGAWRRWVRRRFDVDVADNQIAACVGTKEFVATLPQLLRLRDPGRDTVLYPAVSYPTYEMGAVLAGCRAVAVPPSADGGLDLRGVDEVDASRALLLWVNSPSNPTGSLDDLGAAAAWGRARGVPVFSDECYAEFTWDGPPRTILEHGTEGVVAVHSLSKRSNLAGLRVGAYAGDAALVAYLSEVRKHVGMMVPGPVQAAGVAALDDDEHVGIQRDRYRRRLEQLASVLGRWAGIDVALPRGGFYLWFDAGDGWQFAEHLAREGGALVSPGDFYGAGGSRHVRVAAVQPDERIELVAQRLGAQR; this is encoded by the coding sequence ATGACCGCTGTACCGACGGGCTTCGTCCCCCCGCCTTACCCGTACGACCGGCTCGACCGCTTCGTGCCGCTCGCCGAGGGTCATCCCGGCGGGCTCGTCGACCTGTCTGTCGGCACGCCGTGCGACCCGCCCCCGGCGGCAGCGATCGAAGCACTCGGACACTCCGGCACGGAGCGTGGTTATCCACCGTCGATCGGTTCGCCGGAGCTGCGCGGCGCGTGGCGCAGATGGGTCCGGCGGCGCTTCGACGTCGACGTCGCCGACAACCAGATCGCCGCCTGTGTGGGTACGAAGGAGTTCGTCGCCACGTTGCCCCAGTTGCTGCGGTTGCGCGATCCCGGGCGCGACACGGTGCTCTATCCGGCAGTGTCGTACCCCACGTACGAGATGGGTGCTGTGCTCGCCGGATGCCGCGCCGTCGCTGTACCGCCGTCGGCCGACGGCGGCCTCGACCTGCGTGGCGTCGACGAGGTCGACGCGTCGAGGGCACTCCTGCTCTGGGTGAACAGCCCGAGCAACCCGACCGGTTCGCTCGACGACCTCGGCGCGGCGGCGGCGTGGGGGAGAGCGCGTGGAGTGCCGGTGTTCAGCGACGAGTGCTACGCCGAGTTCACCTGGGACGGTCCGCCGCGCACGATCCTGGAACACGGTACGGAGGGGGTTGTCGCCGTGCACTCGCTGTCGAAGCGCTCCAACCTGGCCGGCCTGCGGGTGGGCGCGTACGCCGGTGACGCCGCTCTCGTCGCGTATCTGTCAGAGGTGCGCAAGCACGTCGGGATGATGGTGCCCGGCCCGGTGCAGGCTGCGGGGGTCGCCGCGCTCGACGACGACGAGCACGTCGGCATCCAGCGAGATCGCTATCGCCGGCGCCTCGAGCAGCTCGCGTCGGTGCTCGGTCGCTGGGCCGGGATCGACGTCGCGTTGCCGCGTGGCGGGTTCTACCTGTGGTTCGACGCCGGCGACGGCTGGCAGTTCGCCGAGCATCTGGCTCGAGAGGGCGGCGCACTCGTCAGTCCCGGTGACTTCTACGGCGCCGGCGGTTCGCGCCACGTGCGGGTCGCCGCGGTGCAGCCCGACGAGCGGATCGAGCTGGTCGCGCAGCGGCTAGGGGCGCAGCGGTGA
- the hflX gene encoding GTPase HflX, translating into MNNPYGEALGQTLIERSIRERIVLVGVTLPGHTDGETEASLDELALLVDTAGADEVARVVQRRDAPDHTWYIGKGKVEELKELCLAVDADTVVFDNELAPAQQYNLEKLLGRTAIDRTAVILDIFAQNAHTLEGKAQVELALLRYRLPRLRRGVSARYAQQRGGVGMRFGAGETKLEVDRRRIMRRISKLEHDLEELGRTRELQRKNRSRSGLSAVTIVGYTNAGKSTLLNRLTQAGVLVEDRLFATLDPTTRRLALPGGEPVLLTDTVGFVQRLPHGLVEAFKSTLEVATQASYLVHVVDASASDPDLQITAVREVLREIGADAVPELVVFNKTDLDPDDAKRLVEDHPGSVAISALTGEGIEVLLRTLADRLRAISRVVELLVPYERGDVLAAIHREGEVVGTTHEEAGERVRARLSDASVGRLAEFVVSPT; encoded by the coding sequence GTGAACAACCCCTACGGCGAGGCGCTCGGCCAGACGCTGATCGAGCGCAGCATCCGGGAGCGCATCGTCCTCGTCGGTGTCACCCTCCCCGGCCACACCGACGGCGAGACCGAAGCGAGCCTCGACGAGCTCGCGCTGCTCGTCGACACCGCCGGCGCCGACGAGGTGGCCCGCGTGGTGCAGCGTCGTGACGCTCCCGACCACACCTGGTACATCGGCAAGGGCAAGGTCGAGGAGCTGAAAGAGCTGTGCCTGGCCGTCGACGCCGACACCGTGGTGTTCGACAACGAGCTGGCGCCGGCCCAGCAGTACAACCTGGAGAAGCTGCTCGGGCGAACTGCGATCGACCGCACGGCGGTGATCCTCGACATCTTCGCCCAGAACGCCCACACCCTCGAGGGCAAGGCCCAGGTCGAGCTCGCCCTGCTGCGCTATCGCTTGCCGCGGCTGCGGCGCGGCGTCAGCGCTCGCTACGCGCAGCAGCGCGGTGGGGTGGGGATGCGCTTCGGCGCCGGCGAGACCAAGCTCGAGGTCGACCGGCGACGGATCATGCGGCGCATCTCCAAGCTGGAGCACGACCTGGAAGAGCTCGGTCGCACGCGGGAGCTGCAGCGCAAGAACCGCAGCCGCAGCGGGCTGTCGGCGGTGACGATCGTCGGCTACACCAACGCCGGCAAGTCCACGCTGTTGAACCGCCTCACGCAGGCCGGCGTGCTGGTGGAGGATCGCCTGTTCGCGACGCTCGATCCGACGACGCGCCGGCTGGCGTTGCCCGGCGGGGAGCCGGTGCTGCTCACCGACACCGTCGGCTTCGTGCAGCGGCTCCCTCACGGGCTGGTCGAAGCGTTCAAGAGCACGCTCGAGGTCGCCACCCAGGCGAGCTACCTGGTGCACGTCGTCGACGCGTCGGCGAGCGACCCCGACCTGCAGATCACGGCCGTGCGCGAGGTGCTGCGCGAGATCGGGGCAGACGCGGTGCCCGAGCTGGTCGTGTTCAACAAGACCGACCTCGATCCCGACGACGCGAAGCGTCTGGTGGAGGATCACCCCGGCTCGGTGGCGATCAGCGCGCTGACGGGGGAGGGCATCGAGGTGCTGCTCCGCACCCTGGCCGACCGCCTGCGGGCGATCTCGCGCGTGGTCGAGCTGCTGGTGCCATACGAGCGCGGTGACGTGCTGGCGGCCATCCACCGCGAGGGTGAGGTCGTCGGCACCACGCACGAGGAGGCCGGTGAGCGGGTCCGCGCTCGGCTCTCCGACGCATCCGTCGGACGTCTCGCCGAGTTCGTGGTTTCGCCGACGTGA
- the dapF gene encoding diaminopimelate epimerase: MQVTLTKHHGLGNDFLVCDTGQALPRIAWTALAQRWCDRKRGVGADGLLTLTVDPDDPDRLTMSLHNADGSRAEMSGNGIRCLVQAAYLAQQRAGDARFVVATDAGERRVHVTPLDAAAHTIEASVDMGAVSGGEEPSGWALVGQSPDRPVAHLSLGNPHTVVAVDDVAAVQLEAIGAVVPDTNLEIVEPGPEPFAITMRVHERGAGVTEACGTGACAAAWAASQWGLVDAGTEEIVVHMDGGDARVRMHDPAAGRVTLVGPATYVATVRVA; the protein is encoded by the coding sequence ATGCAGGTCACCCTCACCAAGCACCACGGCCTCGGCAACGACTTCTTGGTCTGCGACACCGGCCAAGCCCTGCCGCGGATCGCCTGGACGGCGCTCGCCCAGCGTTGGTGCGACCGCAAGCGAGGTGTGGGAGCCGACGGACTGCTGACCCTCACGGTCGACCCCGACGACCCCGACCGGCTGACGATGTCGCTGCACAACGCCGACGGCAGCCGCGCCGAGATGAGCGGCAACGGCATTCGGTGTCTCGTGCAGGCCGCGTACCTCGCGCAGCAGCGGGCCGGCGACGCCCGGTTCGTGGTCGCCACGGACGCCGGCGAACGCCGCGTCCACGTGACGCCGCTCGATGCGGCTGCACACACGATCGAGGCCAGTGTCGACATGGGCGCGGTCTCGGGCGGCGAGGAACCCTCCGGCTGGGCTCTCGTCGGCCAGAGCCCCGATCGCCCGGTGGCCCACCTCAGCCTCGGCAACCCGCACACCGTCGTCGCCGTCGACGACGTGGCCGCGGTCCAGCTGGAGGCGATCGGAGCGGTCGTCCCCGACACCAACCTGGAGATCGTCGAGCCCGGCCCGGAGCCGTTCGCGATCACGATGCGCGTGCACGAGCGTGGCGCGGGCGTCACCGAGGCGTGCGGGACGGGTGCCTGCGCGGCGGCCTGGGCAGCCAGCCAGTGGGGGCTGGTCGACGCGGGGACCGAAGAAATCGTCGTGCACATGGACGGTGGAGATGCCAGGGTGCGCATGCACGATCCGGCGGCCGGCCGGGTGACGCTCGTCGGTCCGGCCACGTATGTCGCCACCGTGAGGGTGGCGTGA
- the miaA gene encoding tRNA (adenosine(37)-N6)-dimethylallyltransferase MiaA, with protein MRVRAPVAILGPTASGKSAVAMAAARAVEGIEVVSVDSMQVYRGMDIGTAKATPAQRAEVRHHLLDLVDPWDEVSVADFQAAYRDAFAELTGRGARALLVGGTGLYLRAVVDGLEIPPQWPTHRRELEEEAAAVGPAALHARLAALDPVAASRMEPTNTRRVVRALEVCLGSGRRFSSFGPGLDTYPSTDVVQIALRWDRAALGARIDRRVGEMIAAGLLDEVRALLAHPLGMSRTARQALGYKELIGHIEGHVGLDDAVAAIAQRTRQFAVRQERWFQRDPRLRFVDVESDPVAEALPQVLAALSD; from the coding sequence ATGCGAGTGAGGGCGCCGGTGGCGATCCTCGGCCCGACGGCCAGCGGCAAGTCCGCCGTGGCGATGGCCGCGGCGCGCGCCGTGGAGGGCATCGAGGTGGTGTCGGTCGATTCGATGCAGGTCTACCGAGGAATGGACATCGGCACCGCGAAGGCGACGCCGGCACAGCGCGCTGAGGTGCGTCACCACCTGTTGGACCTGGTCGACCCGTGGGACGAGGTGTCGGTGGCCGACTTCCAGGCCGCCTACCGCGACGCGTTCGCCGAGCTCACCGGCCGTGGTGCCCGCGCCCTGCTCGTCGGCGGCACGGGGCTGTACCTGAGGGCTGTCGTCGACGGGCTGGAGATCCCTCCGCAGTGGCCGACGCATCGGCGCGAGCTGGAGGAAGAGGCGGCGGCGGTCGGGCCCGCGGCACTGCACGCGCGCCTCGCCGCGCTGGACCCGGTGGCTGCTTCGAGGATGGAACCGACGAACACCCGTCGCGTCGTACGAGCGCTCGAGGTGTGCCTCGGCAGCGGTCGCCGGTTCAGCTCGTTCGGGCCGGGGCTCGACACGTATCCGTCCACCGACGTGGTGCAGATCGCCCTGCGCTGGGATCGCGCCGCACTCGGCGCGCGCATCGACCGGCGAGTGGGCGAGATGATCGCCGCGGGGCTGCTCGACGAGGTGCGCGCCCTGTTGGCCCATCCCCTAGGGATGTCGCGCACCGCACGGCAGGCGCTCGGCTACAAGGAGCTGATCGGCCACATCGAGGGTCACGTCGGCCTCGACGACGCGGTCGCCGCGATCGCGCAGCGGACCCGCCAGTTCGCGGTCCGCCAAGAGCGGTGGTTCCAGCGCGATCCACGCCTACGCTTCGTCGACGTCGAGAGCGATCCGGTGGCAGAGGCCCTGCCGCAGGTGCTCGCGGCGCTCAGCGATTAG
- the miaB gene encoding tRNA (N6-isopentenyl adenosine(37)-C2)-methylthiotransferase MiaB has translation MNEHDSERIAGVLELDGLHAAADEADADLVVLNTCCIRENADNKLYGNLGLLKRWKEEREGRQIVVAGCLAQKDRDLVRARAPYVDVVLGTHNVHRTGELVAAARMRGPITEIFDEAVVDDHALFPSALPAKRETSYNAWVTIQIGCDNKCAFCIVPAVRGAEASRPFDDVVAEVEALAAEGVTEVTLLGQNVNSYGRDLQLAARQAGRAVRVRPLFADLLRAAGAVPGIRRVRFTSPHPKDMSVDTLAAMADTPAACEHLHYPLQAGSDRVLAAMHRGYTAERYLERLADARRLVPDLAVSTDVIVGFPGETDDDFERTLEVVATAEYDYAYTFVFSPRPGTEAASMEDRFVDPAVAAERFSRLRVVVERSALAKHRARVGRLEEVLVEGPSKKDASVTSGRTRQGKLVHFTPPQPLRAGSYAMVEVTYAAPHHLRGRLVSVLADPAHKLRIPVAAL, from the coding sequence ATGAACGAGCACGACTCCGAGCGCATCGCCGGTGTGCTCGAGCTGGACGGCTTGCATGCTGCCGCCGACGAGGCCGACGCCGACCTCGTCGTGCTCAACACCTGCTGCATCCGCGAGAACGCCGACAACAAGCTGTACGGCAACCTCGGCCTCCTGAAGCGGTGGAAGGAAGAGCGCGAGGGCCGCCAGATCGTCGTCGCCGGCTGTCTCGCGCAGAAGGACCGTGACCTCGTGCGTGCCCGGGCGCCGTACGTCGACGTCGTGCTCGGCACCCACAACGTGCATCGCACCGGCGAGCTGGTGGCAGCGGCGCGCATGCGCGGTCCGATCACCGAGATCTTCGACGAAGCGGTGGTCGACGATCACGCCCTCTTCCCGTCTGCACTGCCGGCGAAGCGGGAGACCTCGTACAACGCGTGGGTGACGATCCAGATCGGTTGCGACAACAAGTGCGCGTTCTGCATCGTGCCTGCCGTGCGCGGGGCCGAGGCGAGCCGGCCGTTCGACGACGTCGTCGCCGAGGTCGAGGCGCTCGCCGCCGAGGGTGTCACCGAGGTGACCCTGCTCGGCCAGAACGTCAACTCGTACGGACGCGACCTACAGCTCGCCGCCCGCCAGGCGGGCCGTGCCGTACGGGTGCGCCCGCTGTTCGCCGACCTGCTGCGGGCCGCGGGGGCGGTGCCCGGCATCCGCCGCGTGCGCTTCACGAGCCCCCACCCGAAGGACATGTCGGTAGACACCCTCGCGGCCATGGCCGATACCCCGGCCGCGTGTGAGCACCTGCACTACCCGCTGCAAGCCGGCAGTGACCGCGTGCTGGCGGCGATGCACAGGGGTTACACCGCCGAGCGCTACCTCGAGCGCCTCGCCGACGCGCGCCGTCTGGTGCCGGACCTGGCCGTGTCGACCGACGTCATCGTCGGCTTCCCCGGCGAGACCGACGACGACTTCGAGCGCACACTCGAGGTGGTCGCCACAGCCGAGTACGACTACGCCTACACGTTCGTCTTCTCCCCGCGCCCGGGGACCGAGGCGGCGTCGATGGAGGACCGGTTCGTCGACCCGGCCGTGGCCGCCGAGCGCTTCTCCCGGCTGCGCGTCGTCGTCGAGCGCAGCGCCCTCGCGAAGCACCGGGCGCGCGTCGGCCGGCTGGAAGAGGTACTCGTCGAGGGGCCGTCCAAGAAGGACGCCTCCGTCACGAGTGGGCGCACCCGCCAGGGCAAGTTGGTGCACTTCACGCCGCCGCAGCCGTTGCGCGCCGGTTCGTATGCGATGGTCGAGGTCACCTACGCGGCTCCGCACCACCTCCGCGGCCGTCTCGTGTCGGTGTTGGCCGACCCGGCCCACAAGCTGCGCATCCCCGTCGCAGCGCTCTGA